Proteins from a single region of Candidatus Woesearchaeota archaeon:
- a CDS encoding AbrB/MazE/SpoVT family DNA-binding domain-containing protein translates to METISKTRKIGGSLMVTIPREIVEEEGLVENQTVKIEIRKLAKSGFGLCKGMGSFSKESKLRGQLE, encoded by the coding sequence ATGGAAACAATATCAAAAACTCGTAAAATCGGCGGATCATTAATGGTTACTATCCCACGAGAAATAGTTGAAGAAGAAGGATTAGTGGAGAATCAAACGGTTAAAATAGAAATTCGAAAACTAGCAAAAAGTGGATTTGGCTTATGCAAGGGAATGGGTTCTTTTTCTAAAGAATCAAAATTGAGGGGACAGTTAGAATGA
- a CDS encoding (2Fe-2S) ferredoxin domain-containing protein: MQDLPFKPRMHVFICVNDRTGQPNDPKPSCGPTISTEMYKEVKQWTRTQGWTNQVYVTKVSCLGFCNPEGGVMCVWPQGRFVKGIQTVDDMKKVISEEYAKVMKISQSR; the protein is encoded by the coding sequence ATGCAAGACCTTCCATTCAAACCGCGCATGCATGTGTTCATCTGTGTGAATGATCGTACTGGACAACCCAACGATCCTAAGCCTAGTTGTGGTCCTACTATATCCACAGAAATGTACAAAGAAGTTAAGCAATGGACGCGTACACAAGGGTGGACAAATCAAGTCTATGTTACTAAAGTAAGTTGTCTTGGCTTCTGTAATCCTGAAGGTGGTGTGATGTGCGTCTGGCCACAGGGGCGATTTGTCAAGGGTATACAAACAGTTGATGATATGAAAAAAGTCATCTCTGAAGAATATGCAAAAGTTATGAAAATATCTCAGAGTAGGTAG
- a CDS encoding PIN domain-containing protein, whose translation MTSFVVDASAWVEYFNGSKKGEKVKSILENDENKIYTNIITIAELSSFFEKKEMNFSEARKIILSISSIYTMDVKFAEEVGKIHTKIRKERTKFGLADAFVLHTAQVLSAMAVTADEDFRGFSEVLMIR comes from the coding sequence ATGACTTCATTTGTGGTAGATGCAAGTGCCTGGGTTGAGTATTTTAATGGAAGTAAAAAAGGTGAAAAAGTCAAATCTATCCTAGAAAATGATGAGAATAAGATTTATACTAACATAATCACCATTGCAGAATTAAGTAGCTTTTTTGAGAAAAAAGAGATGAATTTTAGCGAAGCGAGAAAAATTATATTATCTATCTCTTCTATTTATACCATGGATGTCAAATTTGCAGAAGAAGTGGGGAAAATCCATACCAAAATACGTAAGGAAAGAACTAAGTTTGGCCTAGCTGATGCTTTTGTTTTACACACAGCTCAAGTCTTATCTGCAATGGCAGTTACAGCTGATGAAGATTTTAGGGGTTTTAGTGAAGTCTTAATGATACGATAA
- a CDS encoding LamG domain-containing protein, which translates to MLLFLTPLAFAVPDITFVNPTPSNNACTGSNTSFIVNTTITEANLGSVTYSFNGSNESYEYYNDSLVLMLNFDNASGLGENDTYVVDMSRYGNNATAYGGLLANGNGKYSGAFNFDGNDDYVNLSTDTNFAQLQVNMTITGWFNENGANGNPTIFSQYKSVGSHQLVKLVRLDSDKVNYFTSTSNGGWQMQTHTTPYTANIWNFFAIIVSGNYTNPSLAIWLNGEKQSFSLSALSTTPDTTVLIQIGWSQRQLGGEQFGGLIDEIRVFNKSVSDTEIYGLYAGNLRKYNSNAWELYINQAYNVTDGLQNGPYNYFVSATNNTGSGTLSSVRIVNIGPASAAPEWSDYCVLLILSLVIGGFFMIRKRVL; encoded by the coding sequence ATGCTCTTGTTTTTAACTCCTCTTGCTTTTGCAGTGCCTGACATCACTTTTGTTAATCCAACTCCAAGTAATAATGCATGCACTGGTTCGAATACGTCTTTTATCGTGAATACAACCATTACGGAAGCGAATCTAGGGTCAGTAACGTATTCTTTTAATGGAAGTAATGAGAGTTATGAATATTATAATGACAGCTTGGTTTTAATGTTGAATTTTGATAATGCGAGTGGTTTGGGGGAGAATGATACCTATGTTGTTGATATGAGCAGGTATGGAAATAACGCAACAGCGTACGGCGGGCTTTTAGCGAACGGGAATGGGAAGTATAGCGGGGCATTTAATTTCGATGGAAATGATGATTATGTGAATCTTAGTACAGATACTAATTTTGCCCAGCTCCAAGTAAACATGACCATTACTGGCTGGTTTAATGAGAACGGAGCAAATGGCAACCCTACAATTTTTTCTCAATACAAAAGCGTGGGAAGCCATCAACTAGTAAAATTAGTGCGCCTCGATAGCGACAAAGTGAATTATTTTACATCCACTTCAAACGGAGGTTGGCAAATGCAAACTCATACTACGCCGTACACAGCCAACATCTGGAATTTTTTTGCTATTATTGTCTCAGGAAACTATACCAATCCCTCGTTGGCTATCTGGCTGAACGGCGAGAAACAGTCTTTTAGTCTTTCGGCGCTAAGTACGACACCTGATACAACGGTTCTGATCCAAATCGGCTGGTCACAACGGCAGCTAGGAGGCGAGCAGTTTGGTGGTCTGATAGATGAGATACGAGTTTTTAACAAGAGCGTAAGTGATACTGAGATTTATGGGTTGTATGCTGGCAATCTTCGAAAGTATAACTCCAATGCCTGGGAGTTGTATATCAATCAGGCCTATAACGTGACAGACGGATTACAGAATGGCCCCTATAATTATTTTGTCAGCGCGACCAATAATACTGGAAGCGGAACGTTAAGTAGTGTTCGAATTGTTAACATTGGTCCTGCTTCTGCTGCGCCAGAATGGAGTGATTATTGCGTATTATTGATACTTTCATTAGTCATTGGTGGATTTTTTATGATAAGAAAGAGAGTGCTTTAG